Proteins from a genomic interval of Papaver somniferum cultivar HN1 chromosome 4, ASM357369v1, whole genome shotgun sequence:
- the LOC113275910 gene encoding transmembrane emp24 domain-containing protein p24delta9-like, which yields MCRFGILVVVILGHLSTTVQSIRFEIQSGHTKCISEEVKTNAMTVGNYHIVNPTETHPLPESHKITVRVTSSFGNNLHTGDHVESGKFAFTAPETGDYMACFWAVEQKQPVTLTVDFEWKTGYAAKDWPNVAKKGSVDVMQMELKKLEDTIQAIHDEMFYLREREEEMQELNKSTTSRMAWFGFLSLFVCLSVAGLQLWHLKSFFERKKLL from the exons ATGTGTAGATTTGGAATTCTCGTTGTTGTAATTCTAGGTCATCTTTCAACAACTGTTCAATCTATTCGTTTTGAGATTCAATCTGGTCATACAAAATGTATATCGGAAGAAGTTAAAACCAACGCTATGACTGTTGGTAATTATCATATTGTTAACCCTACTGAAACTCATCCTTTACCTGAATCTCACAAAATTACTGTCAGG GTTACATCGTCGTTTGGGAACAATTTACATACTGGTGATCATGTTGAGTCTGGAAAATTCGCATTTACGGCTCCTGAAACTGGTGATTATATGGCTTGTTTTTGGGCTGTTGAACAAAAACAACCAGTTACATTAACAGTTGACTTTGAATGGAAAACTGGTTATGCTGCTAAAGATTGGCCTAATGTTGCTAAGAAGGGCTCTGTTGAT GTCATGCAAATGGAGCtgaagaagttggaggatacaatTCAAGCTATTCACGATGAAATGTTTTATCTTCGCGAGAG GGAAGAAGAGATGCAGGAGTTGAATAAATCAACCACCAGCAGAATGGCCTGGTTTGGGTTCCTCTCTCTCTTTGTCTGCCTATCAGTTGCAGGCTTGCAGTTATGGCATTTGAAAAgcttctttgagagaaaaaagcTCTTGTAA